The genomic region TTAGATATTTTATCAAATAATGAAGCTTTTGAAAAGATTCAGGAGATGAAAGGCGAAATTGAAATTCTCTTTACCAAAGAATTTACTAGTAAGGTAGATGGAATGGACTTGTTCCAAAAAGTATTAGCACAATTCCCTAGTACAAGATTTAAAACAATGAGTAATACGATTAAAATAACATTTAAAAAAGATGAAAACTGGTTATTAAAGATAAATCAGTTATTGGAGGAACTAATTTAATGAGAAGATCAGATCGTGCAATTGTAAAAAAAGAAGAAATAGAAAATATTCTTCTTTCTTGTAAAGTATGTCGCTTAGCAATGATAGAAAATAATCAACCTTATATTGTACCATTAAACTTTGGTTACACATGGGATGATGAACTTATACTTTATTTCCATGGAGCAAAACAAGGTCGTAAAATAGATGCGATGAAAATAAATAAAGAAGTGTGTTTCGAGATGGATTGTGATCATGAACTAATACCAGGAGATTATGCAACTGATTATTCATATGGCTATCGTAGTATTATTGGTTATGGAAAGATATCTTTTAAAGAAACCATGGAAGAAAAAAGAAAAGCATTGGAAGTGCTAATGTTACAACAAGCCAATATGCCAAAACATCTTATTGAAAAACTTCCTTATGAAAATAAATGGGTAGATGCTTGTGCTGTATTCACCCTAAAAGTGACTTCCTTACAAGCAAAAGGACAAATAGTAAAAAAAGAAAGCGAATAGCTTTCTTTTTTATACTTCTATATATACTTGATGGATGAATTTTCTTTGATACTGATTATTGGTAAGATCTTGAATTAAGTCAAAGAAAGTTTCATCTTTAATATAACAGACATAGTTTACTTGATCTAAGTATTCAATATTTTCTATCATTATATGATTCATTTTACACAAGTGTTCAAATTTACGAGTATGTGTATAATCTAATGTTAATTGATAAACATTAATAGGTTGTTTTTCAACGATAGTAGCAACTTTCAAAGCTTCCGCAACACTTTGTGTATAAGCTCTTGTTAAGCCACCAGCACCTAGTTTAATACCTCCAAAGTATCTTGTAACAATTGCTATTATGTTTGTAAGTTCTTGTTTTTGTAATACATTTAACATTGGCATTCCAGCAGTTTTAGAAGGTTCTCCATCATCATTTGCTTTTTCATGACCATTTACTATATAAGCACTACAGTTATGGTTTGCATCGAAATACTTCTCTTTATGATGTTTAATTATTTCATTTGCATTATTCGGGTTATCACAAGGAATTAAGGTACATATAAAAGATGATTTTTTGATAATAAGTTTATTTTCAGTTGTTTCACGGATTGATTTCATAAGTAGTGCTCCTTGTTATTTTGGGATAATTATACCTTAATTTTATTGCTTTTTAAAGCACTAAAAAATAGTGCATATTAGTATGTTTTTTAATTAGCTTATGATATTCTAGGGTTGTAAAGAAGGAGGGTATTATATGAGTGAATATAGAATTTGTGAGAGATGTAAAAATATAATTGAAATGGTGGAAGACAAAGGAGTACCTATTATGTGTTGTGGTACGAAGATGGTAACAATAGAAGCAAATACAGTTGAGGCTGCAACTGAAAAACATATTCCAGTAGTTCAAGTTAATGGAGATTTAGTAGAAGTAATTGTTGGAGAAGTAGAACATCCAATGTTAGAAGAACATTCTATTACTTGGGTTTCTATTGAAACAACAAAAGGTAGTGCTAGAAAAGAGTTAAAACCAGGTAGTGCACCTAAGGCTACTTTTGTATTAGCAAAAGATGAAGAATTAGTAGCTGCATATGCTTATTGTAATCTTCATGGTTTATGGAAAAGTAAATAAAGTATAGACGATACCTAAAGGTATCGTTTTTTGTTTGAAAATAAAGAAAAAAGTTAGTAACTACCTTGTTATTTTGTTATACTTAGTTTATAGGCAGTAAAACAAAGTGGGAGGTTTTATATGAGTGATAGTCTAAAAAAGAAAATAATCAATGTATTAGTTATTATTGTTGCTTTGCCTGCTTTTGAGGTAGTGAAAATAATTATGTCTCATACAAGAGGATATTCTTCGATAGGAGAATTAGTATTTATTGTAGGGGTAGCGGTTGGTATTTATGCTTGTATCATAGGATTGAGTATTTTAGCTGTTAATGTTTTGATTACTTTTATTATGTTAGTACAGTGTTCTAAAAACAAACAAAAAGTAACGGATATCTATTTAATGCCTTTTTATTATGATGCTAGAATTAAAAAACTTTCTTTAAAAGGATTATTATATTTTTCTTCCAATTATGTTCTTTATGAAATAGATCCTATTGAAACAATAGAGGAATATGAAACTTTAAAACAAACAATTAAAAAAAGAAATAATGGAATTGTTACTTTTGTATTAGGGTGGGTTTTAGTTTTGTTTGTTTTAGCTTTGTATTATTATAATATTTATTTATTTATTTTAGGGAGTGCGATGATCTTACAGTTAATGGTACAAAGTAGATTTCATTTAAGATATCATTGTCGTGGTATTAGTACAATTGTAGATGATGCTTATATTATTCAATTTATTAGCAATCAATTGCAGTATCAAAATTTAAAGTTATCATCAGAAGTTATTTATTATTTAAAAGAACAAATTGAAGCTATTGAAATATATCGCTTCTATGTAGATATTTTTAGAGTATTATTAATTAATCCAAATGTGATTGATCATCAAGATAAGTTTATTGAATCTGAGATGGGTAAATTAATGAGAGAAAACTGTTATAATAATTATCGTTATCCTGCTAATATTGGTAGTAAAGTTGGTGATTTCTATTCTCATTTCTTTGAACATCGTCATTTGTTTATGCTTTATTTAATTCGTGATAAAGGAGATTATTTAAAGAGAACAAAGGATTTTGTGGAAAGACATATTGAAGAGATTAATAATACAGATAGTGATGTAAAAGATGTTTATATTAAAATGTTATTAGAAGAATTTACGAAGTTTGAAGCAGAATATATTGCATATTATGAAGGTGAATTTGCTTTTAATAGTGATAGTAGTGATGTTTCATTATGTAGTAGTTATCGTAAAATAATGGAAGAAAAATTTCTTAGTTCCATTATTTATCCTGGAATGTAGTTAATACATTCCTTTTTTCTTTGAGAGATAGTTGGGATAAAGTTGGGACGAACTTAATTAGGGGTTAGGTTATAATAGTAGTGGGTGATATATATGCAGTGTCCACGATGTAAAAATGAGGATAATCGTTATTTTTATTTGTTTCAAAATCGTTATTATTGTCGTAAATGTATTCGTTTTGGTAGAGTTTTTGTGGATCAACAAATTCAAGTATCCAATCATACATATGAAACAACCGGTCATTATCAATTGAATTATCAATTAACAAAACAACAAAAGGATATGTCAAAACAATTAGTGCTTCAATATCAAAATTATTTAGATTCAAAAGTAAAAGCTGTTTGTGGTGCGGGTAAAACAGAAATTGTATACGAAGTGATACAATATGCACTTTCTTTAGGGAGAAGAGTTTGTTTTTGTACACCGCGAAGAGAGCTTACAAAAGAGTTGTTTGGAAGATTGAAGGAACAATTTTTTGATGTGGGAATTGATTTAGTGTATGGCGGACATACAAAGAAATTAGAGGGACAATTGATTGTTTGTACTTGTCATCAACTATTTCGTTTTCCACAATGTTTTGATTTATTAGTATTGGATGAAATGGATGCTTTTCCTTATAAAGGAGATGAGCAGTTACAAGAAATTTTAAAAAATAGTTGCAAAGGGAATATGATTTATATGTCAGCAACAATGCAAGATGAAGATGCACTTAGCATGGCAAAACGATACCATGGTCATGATATTCCTGTGCCAAAGTGCCAGATTATGCCATATTATTTTTCTTTGTTAAAGTGTGTTCAACAAATCAAGCAATATTGTTTAAATGAGAAACCGGTTCTTATTTATGTGGCAACAAAACAACAGACGCTTTATGTAGCCAATTTTTTAAAGCTATTTCATGTAAAAACAGATATCGTCCATTCATTGATTCCTAATACCCAAGAGTTGTTAAGGAAATTGATAAATCGTGAAGTAGACTGTTTAGTAACAACGACGATTTTAGAACGAGGAGTAACTATTGAAAATGTACAAGTCTTAATACTGAGTGGAGAAAATAAAGTGTATGATCGAGAAACATTGATACAAATAGCTGGTAGAGTTGGTCGAAAAATAGGACACCCTACAGGTGATGTTATCATTTATAGTGTTTATAAAACCAAAGCAATAAAGGATTGTATTCGTTGTATCATAACAGACAATGCCGCTATTGTTTAAAGGATATTCATCATTCACTTGATTTTTATCAGCTTATTTATCATTCGGTTCTTTGTAGTGAATGTATTCATAGTTTTGAAGTGATAGAGGATAAAAAGATGTGGAATGGATATTCTATGCAAATACTTTATCGATATAATGACTTTTTTAGAAGTTTATTGTTTCAGTATAAAGGACAGTATGATATTGCATTAGCACCTTGTTTTTTAGATATTTTTTATCATTCCTTAATAAAAGAATACAAAGATGCAATCTTTGTAGTACTACCTAGTAGTGCTACAGATAATCAAAAAAGAGGATTTTGTCCCAATGAAACTATTTTAA from Tannockella kyphosi harbors:
- a CDS encoding YigZ family protein, whose protein sequence is MKSIRETTENKLIIKKSSFICTLIPCDNPNNANEIIKHHKEKYFDANHNCSAYIVNGHEKANDDGEPSKTAGMPMLNVLQKQELTNIIAIVTRYFGGIKLGAGGLTRAYTQSVAEALKVATIVEKQPINVYQLTLDYTHTRKFEHLCKMNHIMIENIEYLDQVNYVCYIKDETFFDLIQDLTNNQYQRKFIHQVYIEV
- a CDS encoding desulfoferrodoxin family protein, whose amino-acid sequence is MSEYRICERCKNIIEMVEDKGVPIMCCGTKMVTIEANTVEAATEKHIPVVQVNGDLVEVIVGEVEHPMLEEHSITWVSIETTKGSARKELKPGSAPKATFVLAKDEELVAAYAYCNLHGLWKSK
- a CDS encoding pyridoxamine 5'-phosphate oxidase family protein; amino-acid sequence: MRRSDRAIVKKEEIENILLSCKVCRLAMIENNQPYIVPLNFGYTWDDELILYFHGAKQGRKIDAMKINKEVCFEMDCDHELIPGDYATDYSYGYRSIIGYGKISFKETMEEKRKALEVLMLQQANMPKHLIEKLPYENKWVDACAVFTLKVTSLQAKGQIVKKESE
- a CDS encoding DEAD/DEAH box helicase codes for the protein MQCPRCKNEDNRYFYLFQNRYYCRKCIRFGRVFVDQQIQVSNHTYETTGHYQLNYQLTKQQKDMSKQLVLQYQNYLDSKVKAVCGAGKTEIVYEVIQYALSLGRRVCFCTPRRELTKELFGRLKEQFFDVGIDLVYGGHTKKLEGQLIVCTCHQLFRFPQCFDLLVLDEMDAFPYKGDEQLQEILKNSCKGNMIYMSATMQDEDALSMAKRYHGHDIPVPKCQIMPYYFSLLKCVQQIKQYCLNEKPVLIYVATKQQTLYVANFLKLFHVKTDIVHSLIPNTQELLRKLINREVDCLVTTTILERGVTIENVQVLILSGENKVYDRETLIQIAGRVGRKIGHPTGDVIIYSVYKTKAIKDCIRCIITDNAAIV